The following are from one region of the Salvia splendens isolate huo1 chromosome 2, SspV2, whole genome shotgun sequence genome:
- the LOC121771977 gene encoding transcription factor HEC1-like, with the protein MKSDQMEMMLMQMDKLPDFSTAFDDDDSDTTTNNNNSYAFENLDARSPPAYQDPGASMAAMREMIFRIAAMQPVHIDPEEVKRPKQKNVRISTDPQSVAARHRRERISERIRILQRLVPGGTKMDTASMLDEAIHYVKFLKSQVQSLERVAAARPKVGFPVPMSSGTYYPAAAKGYHNVEY; encoded by the coding sequence ATGAAATCCGACCAAATGGAAATGATGCTTATGCAAATGGACAAGCTCCCCGACTTCTCCACCGCCTTTGACGACGATGACAGCGACACCACCACGAACAACAATAACAGCTACGCCTTCGAAAACCTTGACGCCCGGTCCCCGCCGGCGTACCAAGATCCGGGGGCGTCGATGGCGGCGATGAGGGAGATGATATTCCGGATAGCGGCGATGCAGCCGGTCCACATCGACCCGGAGGAGGTGAAGCGGCCGAAGCAGAAGAACGTGAGGATATCGACGGACCCGCAGAGCGTGGCGGCGCGCCACCGCCGCGAGAGGATCAGCGAGCGGATCAGGATCCTGCAGCGGCTGGTCCCCGGCGGGACCAAGATGGACACGGCGTCGATGCTCGACGAGGCCATCCACTACGTCAAGTTCTTGAAGAGCCAGGTGCAGTCGCTCGAGCGGGTCGCTGCGGCCCGCCCCAAGGTCGGATTTCCCGTGCCGATGTCGAGCGGGACATATTATCCGGCGGCGGCGAAGGGTTATCATAATGTTGAATATTGA